Proteins from a genomic interval of Thamnophis elegans isolate rThaEle1 chromosome 2, rThaEle1.pri, whole genome shotgun sequence:
- the DNAI2 gene encoding dynein intermediate chain 2, axonemal yields the protein MEIVYVYLKKRSEFGRQCSFSDRAAEISVDIQPDPALATNFIEKDPIDTGVQCAGDMSEHEVNTERFEMETRGINHLEGGWPKDVNPLEMEQTIRFRKKVEKDENYINVITQLGTLMDHCIKQNNAINIYEEYFEEEETAAVTDEAPSAKTVNLFRDPNPIKRTATHLSWHPDRSRKLAVAYSNLEFQRSSKDMSYDSYIWDLEVPNKPDMVIQPASPLVCLEYNPKDSHILIGGCYNGQIAYWDMRKGSLPVELTAVELSHRDPVYNAIWLQSKTGTDCFSGSTDGQVLWWDIRKLSEPTETLVMDISRKGILENALGAIALEFEPTMPTKFMVGTEQGIVISCNRKAKTPAEKIVCTFSGHHGPIYSLSRNPFYPKNFLTVGDWTARIWSEESKESCIMWTKYHMAYLTDGCWSTTRPAVFFTTKMDGTLMLGLPFQQNDPTLNLKVCDEPLFSLRLQDNGRFIGCGSKLGTVTLLEFSSGLCTLQRNEKNLASAMFERETKREKILEARHREMRLKEKTKLEGKDEEAKEDVEEEKPQEVLKRVHKEFFEVIEGELRRRERAQAKLKIEKEREFEDDDSEIFFPKDEKEEEKE from the exons ATGGAGATTGTCTATGTTTATTTGAAGAAGCGCAGTGAATTTGGTCGACAATGCAGCTTTTCCGATCGGGCAGCAGAGATCAGTGTGGACATTCAGCCAGATCCAGCGTTAGCAACAAATTTTATTGAAAAAGATCCCATTGATACTGGAGTACAATGTGCTGGTGACATGTCAGAACATGAG GTTAACACAGAAAGGTTTGAAATGGAAACCCGAGGTATTAATCACTTGGAAGGTGGCTGGCCTAAAGATGTCAACCCACTAGAAATGGAACAGACCATTCGTTTCCGGAAAAAAGTGGAAAAGGATGAGAATTATATTAATGTCATTACACAGCTTGGCACT TTGATGGATCACTGCATCAAACAGAACAATGCCATCAATATCTACGAGGAATAttttgaggaggaggagacagcagcAGTTACCGATGAGGCACCATCAGCAAAAACTGTTAATCTTTTCAG GGACCCGAACCCAATTAAAAGAACTGCCACTCACCTCTCTTGGCACCCTGACCGAAGCCGGAAGTTGGCTGTGGCTTATTCCAACCTTGAGTTCCAACGGAGTTCAAAAGATATGTCCTATGACTCATATATATGGGACCTTG AAGTCCCCAATAAACCAGATATGGTTATCCAGCCTGCTTCGCCTCTGGTTTGCTTAGAGTACAACCCCAAAGATTCACATATCCTAATTGGAGGATGTTACAATGGACAGATCG CTTACTGGGACATGCGGAAAGGATCACTACCCGTGGAATTAACTGCAGTTGAGCTTAGTCATCGAGATCCTGTGTATAATGCCATCTGGCTGCAATCAAAAACAGGAACCGATTGCTTCTCAGGCTCCACTGACGGACAG GTTTTGTGGTGGGACATTCGTAAACTATCTGAGCCCACTGAGACACTTGTTATGGATATCAGTAGAAAAGGCATCCTAGAAAATGCTTTAGGAGCCATTGCATTGGAGTTTGAGCCAACAATG CCAACCAAATTCATGGTGGGAACAGAGCAAGGGATTGTAATTTCTTGTAACCGCAAGGCAAAGACACCTGCTGAAAAAATTGTCTGCACGTTCAGTGGCCACcacggccccatctattctctgtcaaGAAATCCTTTCTACCCCAAGAACTTTTTGACCGTTGGGGATTGGACAGCACGCATTTGGTCAGAAGAGAGTAAAGAATCATGCATCATGTGGACTAA ATACCATATGGCTTATCTCACAGATGGGTGTTGGAGCACAACTCGACCAGCTGTCTTCTTCACTACTAAAATGGATGGGACCTTGATGTTGGGACTTCCTTTTCAACAAAATGATCCTACACTCAACTTGAAG gTTTGCGATGAGCCTCTCTTCAGTCTGCGTTTGCAGGATAATGGGCGTTTTATTGGCTGTGGATCCAAGTTGGGCACCGTAACGCTTCTGGAATTTTCTTCTGGCCTCTGTACTCTGCAAAGGAATGAGAAGAACCTGGCCTCAGCA ATGTTTGAACGGGAGACGAAGCGAGAGAAGATTCTGGAGGCACGCCACCGTGAAATGCGtctcaaggagaaaaccaagctGGAAGGCAAGGATGAAGAGGCCAAAGAAGATGTTGAGGAAGAAAAGCCACAGGAAGTTTTGAAACGAGTGCATAAAGAGTTCTTTGAAGTAATTGAAGGAGAACTCCGGCGCCGGGAGCGAGCTCAAgccaaattaaaaatagaaaag GAGCGGGAGTTTGAAGATGATGAcagtgaaatattttttcctaag gatgaaaaggaagaagagaaggagtga